In Spirochaeta isovalerica, the genomic window GATCGCTGAGCCGGGGCGATATCTGGTCGGACAGTGCGGCATTTATATCACTGAAGTGATCGACAGGAAATCCTCCCGGGGAAAAGAGTATCTTCTGGCGGACGGGGGCGCCCAGCATCTGCTGCGCCCCGCGCTTATCGGAACAGCCCATCCCACCTTTAACATTTCACGGGAGCAGAAGAATTTCCGCCAGTTCGATGTGGGAGGCAGCCTCTGTACTTCCATTGATTTCCTGGGGAAGGATCTCGCTCTCCCATCAGAAAGCCAAACCGGTGATCTGCTGGGAGTTTTCTGCTCCGGCGCTTATGGCTATACGGAGAGTATGCCTCTTTTCCTGAGTCATGATGTCGCTCCCGAGGTTCTCGTTCTCGGGGGTAAAGCCCATGTCGTACGCCCCCGGATCGAAATCAGAAAACTGATTGATGACATGACCATTCCCGGAGAGCTCTTATGATTAATATCAGGGCTGAATTACCTGAAATTCTGAAAGAGCTGATTGCTGTTGAAAGCGTCACTGGGGAAGAAAAAGAGATCTGTGATATTCTGGAAAAGACCATGGCTCCCTTTGATGGAACTCTGATCCGCGAAGAAAATTCACTTGTTTTCCATCTGGACCGGGGTAAAGAGAAGCGGATCGCCCTGATCGGCCATATCGATACGGTGCCTCTGGGGAACAGCACGACCGAAGCCTATGAAAAAGACTCCATGCTTTTCGGAAGAGGGGCCTGTGATATGAAAGCCGGTCTGGCCGTTATGTTGAAAATCATCAGCGATGAATCGATAGGCGCCATCTCTCTCTCCCATAATCTCTCATTTTACTTCTATTCGGGGGAAGAAGGTCCTGTTCCCAACGGAATCAACACTCTCCTGGACCGCGGTCATTTCAAGAATGTGGATTTCGCCTTTATTCTGGAACCTACCGAGTCTCGCTATTCCGTAGGCTGCCTGGGTTCTCTGGCGGTGAAAAAAGAAGTGTTCGGCGTTTCGGCCCACAGCGCCAACCCGAGGACCGGAGAAAACGCTCTTAACAAATCTCTGCAAATCTACGAAAAGATCCGGGAGATGGATGGTATCATCGGTTCCGACCGCACTCTGGACGGACTTCTCTATTATGAAACAGTCAATGTAACGGCTCTCAATACTTTCAATGCCTTCAATGTGCTGCCGCCCCGCGCGGAGCTTATGATCAATTACCGCTTCAGTCCCGAGCGCAGTCTGGAAGAGGCAAAGGAGTTGCTGTTTGCCTCCATCGGAGCTGAGAACACTGTCATTGTCGACGAAGCTGATTCCTCCTATGCCGGAGAGGGAATCGATCATTATCTCATGGAGGGAATTGACCGGGAAATCATGCAGGCCTGGACCGATATCGCCCAGCTCAACGCTGCCGGCATTCCCTCCATCAATTTCGGTCCCGGTTCCATCCGCCATGCCCATAAGCCCGATGAGCATATCAATCTGAAGGATTTTTCCGATTTTTACAAATCCATGATTTTTCATCTATAATGGAGATATGTTGAGAATATTTAGACCTCAGGTTTATCAGGGACCGCGCCGGTTCACTCACAGCAAAGGCTATTTCGAAGGGTGGTATTACAAGTTCGTAACAGAAGAGAACAGGTCCCTCGCTCTCATCCCGGGAATATCTCTCGGGAAAAAGGAATCAAAAGCCTTCATACAGATCATTGACGGAAAAGACGGATCTACCGAATATTGTTCATTTCCTTTACATGAACTGAACATTTCCTACGATCCCTTTTCTGTAGAGATAGGGGGAAACCGTTTTTCACTGGAGGAAGTCAGTTTATCGGATAATCTTCCTGTATCCGGCCGTGTTTCGCTGATTGATCCCGGATTCTATCCCGTCAGCCTTCTTCGCCCCGGCATCATGGGATGGTACCGCTATGTCCCTTTTATGGAGTGCTATCACGGTGTCGTCAGTACAGGTCACAGGCTCTCGGGAAAAATCGTCAAGGGAGATGAGGTCATCGATCTCAATAGCGGTTCCGGGTATATCGAAAAAGACTGGGGCACTTCATTTCCCACCTCCTATATATGGATGCAGACAAACAGTTTCTCCAAACCCCGTACTTCATTCATGCTCTCTCTTGCCCGCATCCCCTGGTTCGGATCGTGGTTCCGCGGCTTTCTGGGCTTCTTTATCCATGAGGGAGAGGTTATAACGTTCTCAACCTATACCGGCTCACGTCTGGAAGTACACAATATCGAAAATGAAAAAGTCTCTATGACCATAAGAGGCAGAGGACGTGGGAGACGCGGCCGGCTGAAAAAAGGTGATCGGCTGGTTATCTCTGCATCGAGAAAAGCGGCCGGCGAGTTGAAAGCTCCGGTTATCGGTTCCATGGACAGAAGGATCAGTGAAAGCATCGACGGGATGATCAACCTGAAGTTCTATCGGGGCGAACAGCTTGTTTTTCATGAGCAGTCGCCATGCAGCGGCCTGGAAATTGTCGGAGACCGAGAAGAGCTCCTCTGATCAGCTTATGGTGATTTCCGTTTTGCCAATACGTATGACATCGCCCCGTCTCAGCCGTTTCTGTTCATTGGGTCTGAGAGGGTTATTGTTCACATAAGTGGCATTGGTGCTGCCGAGATCCTTGATATAGGCGACTTTGGAAATAAACTCGATCATGGCGTGGCGTCTGGAAACAAGAGGATCGTCAATCTGCAGCTTGCATGATTTGTCCCTGCCGATCAGAATTGTTTTGTTGATGCGTATGCTGCTCGTATCGGTGCGCAGCCTCAAATGGCCGTCATCCTTTTTGCTTATGGCTTTTCCTTTGTTGCTGCGCTTGTAAACCGTTTCTTCCATCTTTACATTATGCCCTGAAATGTTGAGCTTGTCTAACCTGGGCAATCTGTTATCATAGGGTATCAGACGGAGGCTCAGTGTCAAAAATACCGGACAAAGTCGGAAAATACAAAATACTCTCGCAGATCGGGAAAGGGGGGATGGGGGTTGTCTATTCGGCCGAACACCCCACTCTCAAACGGAAAATCATCTTGAAAAAACTGACGATCCGCGATAAGGAGTTCCGGGAGAGGTTCAGGCTCGAAGCGGATATGATGATGGACCTGCGCAGCGATTATATCGTCGATATGTACGACCACTTCCGCGAGGGGAGTTCCTGGTATATCGCCATGGAATATATAGAAGGCATGTCTCTCGATGAACTGATAAAAAGGGAAGGCCCTCCGGATCTGTCCGTTCTATTTTACATCATGCTCTGCACGGCGAAAGCCCTTGAGTATATCCACGCCAGAGGCATTGTACACAGGGATATCAAACCCTCGAATATCTATATCTCCCGCAAGGGGGACGTGAAACTCGGGGATTTCGGTATAGCCTCATCCTCGCTGAAGGACGTGAGCATCACCGATTCGGGAACAGCAATGGGAACTCCCGCCTACATGGCTCCCGAACAGTTTGATGACAGCTCAACAGTGGGGATTAAAGCTGATCTTTTCTCTTTCGGCGTTACGTTCTATGAAGCGCTCAATGGTGCAAAACCCTTCCGGTCCGAAAGATACACAGAGTTGAAAAAAGAGATCCGCCGGGGAAAATACGTTCCTTTTAAAAATTACAGGAAGGACGTGAGCGGCGATGTGATCCGGCTCATGCGGCGCTGTCTCAGGATCCGGCCCTTTTTCCGGCCCCGAAACGCCGGCGAAGTAAGGAAAATTCTGGAGAGGCAGTTCCGGAAAAAAACGAATACCCTTGTGAGAGACGAGCTGGCTTTTCTTGTGACTTCCGGTAAGCCGGAAATGAAAAAGACGAAGCAGCTGACGGAAATGGTCCTCCAAACAGGGCGGAAATTCATGCCGGCCTATGTTATTCCTCTTTTTTTTATTATGACACTTTCACTTCTGGCTCTAACAGCAGGATACTATCTGGGAGGCCGCTTCGGCTTGCTCCGCATCTCGCTTATTCCGGCTGAACAGGATAGCTCTTATACTCTTTATCCGCACAATTCGGAGAGGGAACTGGATGGTTTTTTTTCATCCAAAGGTAAGAAAAGTCTCTTTCTGAAAGAGGGGAGCTATCGGGTTAGGGTCGAGAGCGGATCGACAGTGCTATGGAGATCTGTTTATGTCACACCGTTCGTCAAAAACCGAAATCCCATGGAACTGGCAATTCTGGCCGCGCCGCCCGAAGGTTTGCCTCTGGATATCGAGTTATCGGTTCGGGACCGGTTTTCCGGTGCCGATTTATCGGGGGAAACAGATATTTTTATCGGTCAGGAGGAATCCTGGGTTCTCTTCAACTCTTCCAGGAGAGAGGGGCTGAGAACAGGCGAATCATTTCATTTGAAATTCGCAAGAGAAGGGTATCTTGAGGAAAAGTATTTTCTGACGCCCCGGTATGATCAGATCCTTATAGACTTGAATGTACTGATGACGCCTCTTCCCGCTACTCTGTCTATCGATATTCCTGTGGGCGATCTCAGAATCAACGGAAAAAAGGAGTATTTTTCCCCCCGGTCTATGTCCTTTGAAAAAATCCCCGGCGAAAGAGAGACGAACCTTCAGCTGGACCTCCTTCCCGGCAAGTATTTTATTACCCTGGAAGGGCCGGAAGGATCCATTGAGAAGGAGGTAAGTCTCAAGAGTGGAGGAAATTATAATTTCCCATAAAAAAATTGAAATAGTAAATATTAAATCTTAGTATTGAATTATGGATACGCTCCGAAAAATGCTGATTATCGATGACGACTCAATTGTAAGGGAAAGTATTTCCGATTTTTTCGAAGACAGCGGTTATGACGTCATACAATGCGTCAACGGACAGGAAGGGATTGAAGCCATCCGCCATGAGGAGCCAACCGTCATTCTGTGCGACCTTCATATGCCGGGAATATCCGGTCTCGAAGTTATCGATGTCGTAAAAAAAGAGAAGCCTGAAACTCCACTCATCGTCGTTTC contains:
- a CDS encoding M20/M25/M40 family metallo-hydrolase, coding for MINIRAELPEILKELIAVESVTGEEKEICDILEKTMAPFDGTLIREENSLVFHLDRGKEKRIALIGHIDTVPLGNSTTEAYEKDSMLFGRGACDMKAGLAVMLKIISDESIGAISLSHNLSFYFYSGEEGPVPNGINTLLDRGHFKNVDFAFILEPTESRYSVGCLGSLAVKKEVFGVSAHSANPRTGENALNKSLQIYEKIREMDGIIGSDRTLDGLLYYETVNVTALNTFNAFNVLPPRAELMINYRFSPERSLEEAKELLFASIGAENTVIVDEADSSYAGEGIDHYLMEGIDREIMQAWTDIAQLNAAGIPSINFGPGSIRHAHKPDEHINLKDFSDFYKSMIFHL
- a CDS encoding tocopherol cyclase family protein, which produces MLRIFRPQVYQGPRRFTHSKGYFEGWYYKFVTEENRSLALIPGISLGKKESKAFIQIIDGKDGSTEYCSFPLHELNISYDPFSVEIGGNRFSLEEVSLSDNLPVSGRVSLIDPGFYPVSLLRPGIMGWYRYVPFMECYHGVVSTGHRLSGKIVKGDEVIDLNSGSGYIEKDWGTSFPTSYIWMQTNSFSKPRTSFMLSLARIPWFGSWFRGFLGFFIHEGEVITFSTYTGSRLEVHNIENEKVSMTIRGRGRGRRGRLKKGDRLVISASRKAAGELKAPVIGSMDRRISESIDGMINLKFYRGEQLVFHEQSPCSGLEIVGDREELL
- a CDS encoding FHA domain-containing protein yields the protein MEETVYKRSNKGKAISKKDDGHLRLRTDTSSIRINKTILIGRDKSCKLQIDDPLVSRRHAMIEFISKVAYIKDLGSTNATYVNNNPLRPNEQKRLRRGDVIRIGKTEITIS
- a CDS encoding protein kinase domain-containing protein → MSKIPDKVGKYKILSQIGKGGMGVVYSAEHPTLKRKIILKKLTIRDKEFRERFRLEADMMMDLRSDYIVDMYDHFREGSSWYIAMEYIEGMSLDELIKREGPPDLSVLFYIMLCTAKALEYIHARGIVHRDIKPSNIYISRKGDVKLGDFGIASSSLKDVSITDSGTAMGTPAYMAPEQFDDSSTVGIKADLFSFGVTFYEALNGAKPFRSERYTELKKEIRRGKYVPFKNYRKDVSGDVIRLMRRCLRIRPFFRPRNAGEVRKILERQFRKKTNTLVRDELAFLVTSGKPEMKKTKQLTEMVLQTGRKFMPAYVIPLFFIMTLSLLALTAGYYLGGRFGLLRISLIPAEQDSSYTLYPHNSERELDGFFSSKGKKSLFLKEGSYRVRVESGSTVLWRSVYVTPFVKNRNPMELAILAAPPEGLPLDIELSVRDRFSGADLSGETDIFIGQEESWVLFNSSRREGLRTGESFHLKFAREGYLEEKYFLTPRYDQILIDLNVLMTPLPATLSIDIPVGDLRINGKKEYFSPRSMSFEKIPGERETNLQLDLLPGKYFITLEGPEGSIEKEVSLKSGGNYNFP